A single region of the Micropterus dolomieu isolate WLL.071019.BEF.003 ecotype Adirondacks linkage group LG18, ASM2129224v1, whole genome shotgun sequence genome encodes:
- the rassf5 gene encoding ras association domain-containing protein 5, with protein sequence MASVSVVGQHPGPHRLDSEQQLLLFKLPGGKKISRKSSWEKMLFRRGSGSGGRCGSVTSEGEPGTHPLSPGPAGERTMRGELMPGERCGAPAAPRSPDQDREMGSTDCDRRTAAGTRESQTGHNINCDSNHNTGGRRRTSLKRSGGSVTNGHSGAHRDAPHGRRDARSIDNISSSSEPAQEETGGLPLPRLTQGRTGVVRLARTEPLRMEAWSIFPREMDPRVKTERGEGHRFEAKPVTRDWCDACSCQITAQALKCQNCSYTCHLECENQVQLDCNQRDRETEETPSPRNHSSSSSTAPQHKQNEAKEEEEGGTKDLSEEEVQTRIEKYNAQVSENGMKLASDGSYTGFIKVHLRLSRPVTVPSLEVAGSEGASRQTASHNQATSEGQEGTDYGQSENRTSFYLPCDCVKQLHISSLTTTGEVIQGLLKKFMVLDNPRKFALYKQTHRDGQDLFQKLPLCERPLLLRLLAGPDPEQLSFVLKENETEEVQWHAFSVPELQNFLVILEKEESERLRAVKQKYAAYRQKLERALKQHDP encoded by the exons ATGGCGTCTGTCAGTGTGGTGGGGCAGCACCCGGGTCCGCACAGGCTGGACTCGGAACAGCAGCTCCTTCTCTTCAAACTGCCCGGCGGGAAGAAAATCTCCAGGAAATCGTCCTGGGAGAAGATGTTGTTCAGGAGAGGCTCGGGAAGCGGCGGGAGGTGCGGGTCGGTCACTTCTGAAGGGGAGCCGGGAACTCATCCCTTGTCTCCGGGACCAGCGGGGGAAAGGACGATGAGAGGAGAACTGATGCCCGGTGAAAGATGCGGAGCTCCGGCTGCGCCACGTAGCCCGGATCAGGACAGAGAGATGGGCAGCACGGACTGCGACAGGCGCACCGCAGCCGGGACTCGAGAAAGTCAAACCGGGCACAACATCAACTGTGACTCAAACCATAACACAGGTGGTCGGAGGAGGACTTCGCTCAAGAGGTCTGGCGGATCGGTTACGAATGGACACAGCGGAGCGCATCGGGACGCGCCACACGGGAGACGAGACGCCCGGAGCATAGACAACATTTCCTCATCCTCCGAGCCAGCACAAGAAGAGACAGGCGGTCTCCCGCTGCCGCGCCTGACACAGGGCAGGACTGGAGTCGTCAGGCTGGCCCGCACCGAGCCTCTCCGTATGGAGGCCTGGTCCATCTTTCCCCGGGAGATGGACCCCCGGGTGAAGACCGAAAGGGGTGAAGGACACAGGTTCGAGGCCAAGCCAGTTACGCGGGACTGGTGTGATGCCTGTAGTTGTCAGATCACTGCACAGGCACTCAAGTGTCAAA ACTGCAGCTACACCTGTCACCTGGAGTGTGAGAACCAGGTCCAGCTGGACTGCAaccagagggacagagagacagaagagactCCGTCTCCCAGAaaccactcctcctcctcctccacagccCCTCAACACAAG CAGAATGaagcaaaggaggaagaggaggggggaaCAAAGGACCTGTCAGAGGAAGAGGTGCAGACAAGGATAGAAAAGTATAATGCTCAAGTCTCTGAAAATGGCATGAAACTG GCTTCAGATGGATCCTACACAGGCTTCATTAAAGTCCACCTGAGGCTCAGTCGACCAGTCACAGTCCCCTCTTTGGAGGTGGCGGGCTCAGAGGGAGCATCCAGGCAGACGGCTAGCCACAATCAAGCAACGTCAGAGGGCCAGGAAGGGACGGACTATGGGCAGAGTGAAAATAGAACATCCTTCTACCTACCATGCGACTGTGTGAAGCAGCTCCACATCAGCTCTCTGACCACCACTGGAGAGGTCATCCAGGGCTTGCTGAAGAAGTTCATGGTGTTGGACAATCCCCGCAAGTTTGCACTGTACAAGCAGACGCACCGCGACGGACAGG ATCTTTTCCAGAAGCTTCCTCTGTGTGAGCGTCCTCTTCTTCTGAGGTTATTAGCAGGGCCTGACCCAGAGCAGCTCAGCTTTGTCCTTAAGGAAAATGAGACTGAAGAGGTGCAG TGGCATGCATTCTCTGTCCCTGAGCTGCAAAACTTCCTGGTAATCCTGGAAAAAGAGGAGTCAGAGCGGTTGCGGGCAGTGAAGCAAAAATACGCTGCATACAGACAGAAACTAGAACGGGCCCTAAAACAACATGACCCCTGA